Sequence from the Amycolatopsis sp. NBC_00345 genome:
ATCATGTGGGTGGGCCACGTGCACACCCTCGCCGACCCGTCGGCCGTCGTCACGGCACTCGGCCAGGTGCGCCCGCAGAACTTCTTCGGCGTGCCGCGAGTCTGGGAGAAGATGGTGGCCGGGCTGAAGAACATGCTCGGCGGCGTCCCCGAGGACCGGCGTGAGGCCCTCCTCGCCGCGAACGCGCTGTTGCAGGAGGGGTACAAGCTCCGCAGCGCGGGCCAGGAGGTCCCGGCCGAGCTGGCCGAGCGCATCGCGAAGACCGACGAAACCGTGCTGGCCCCCGTCCGCGCGCTGCTCGGCCTCGACCGGCTGATCGTCCCCGGCAGCGGGGCGGCCGCGCTGCCGGTGGAGGTGCTCTACTTCCTCGCCGGGCTGGGCGTCGAGATCCAGGAGGTCTGGGGCCTGTCCGAAACGACCGGCGCGGCGACGTCGAACAGTGCGGCCGCGTTCCGCGCGGGCACCGTCGGGAAGCCGATCGACGGCGTCGAGGTGAAAGTGGCCGAAGACGGCGAGCTGCTCGTGCGCGGGCCCATCGTGTTCCTCGGCTACCTGCAGGCGGACGGCTCGATCGAGAAGGCGACCGACGACGAGGGCTGGTTCGCCACCGGCGACATCGGCACCTTCGACGAAGACGGCTACGTCAAGATCACCGACCGCAAGAAGGAACTGATCATCACCTCGAGCGGCAAGAACATCGCGCCGACGCACATCGAGGGCCTGCTGAAGGAACACCCGCTGATCGGCCAGGCGGTCGCGATCGGCGACGACCGGCCGTACGTCACCGCGCTGATCGTGCTCGACGACGAGATCGCGCCCGGCTGGGCCGCGGCGAACGGCGTCGAGGCCACCGACACGCTGGAAGCGCTGGCGGTGCACGAAAAGGTGCGCGCGGAGATCGAGCGCGCCGTGGAATCGGCCAACAGCCGGCTGGCGCGCGTCGAGCAGATCAAGCGCTACCAC
This genomic interval carries:
- a CDS encoding AMP-dependent synthetase/ligase, encoding MTTPKSAAEQTEGQTIPSLLFRNATEYGDHPAVTSLDLEGHPTLTWSEYRTAIAEVSRGLAGLGLGPRDRMLIMAPGSPDHLVADLAAVHLGAIPCTAYATLSPDQIRYVARHSAAPVVVLAGEGELTRWLPVLDDLPALRHLVVLDAGAIPAGDKRFTSFADVREAGRAAIAADPDVFENSWPSIQPDDPLAMIYTSGTTGDPKGVVLSHRNALHEGYAVQQLHNAPMHLTNIAYLPLAHIAEREISVYLPIMWVGHVHTLADPSAVVTALGQVRPQNFFGVPRVWEKMVAGLKNMLGGVPEDRREALLAANALLQEGYKLRSAGQEVPAELAERIAKTDETVLAPVRALLGLDRLIVPGSGAAALPVEVLYFLAGLGVEIQEVWGLSETTGAATSNSAAAFRAGTVGKPIDGVEVKVAEDGELLVRGPIVFLGYLQADGSIEKATDDEGWFATGDIGTFDEDGYVKITDRKKELIITSSGKNIAPTHIEGLLKEHPLIGQAVAIGDDRPYVTALIVLDDEIAPGWAAANGVEATDTLEALAVHEKVRAEIERAVESANSRLARVEQIKRYHVITRVWTPESGELTPTLKLKRRVINDRYGDAIAGLYTGRPSPAPEPAAGA